AGGAGGAGCGCTACCATTATACATTCGTACTCTTTATTCCCACCAATTTCCAGATATGCCAATATTATGcattctaatatattttaaataaactccaTTATCCTTTCCTGCAGTAtctatcaatatatatattcactacCATAAGATGTGCTAGTATATCTAAATACATCAGATCGTAAAGTAAGATCTGCGATGTAAGGTGGTAATGATTGATATCTAGCAACAAAAGGTTGTATCCAATAGTTAAGAACAACTCCAGCAGCGTtataaagttcaatttttaaagtttgtttaaacggcaaatcaaatgtaaaatatcctCCAAATTGAGTAGGAGTATGCACATTACATCCATGCAAAGAGTTAACATAAAATGGGCCACCAAGTGGAGAACACAAAAAATCACATGCTAGACCATTAGTATAAATTccagtagtagttgtagtaaaAGCTAAAATTCCTATGCGAAGTTCGCCATCTgcatatattttaagaaatacgTTACCTGCTACAGGTGGTCCAGTAGTAATAGATTTATATAATGCTAGCCATAGTTTTCTTAGGATACcactgttattgtttttaaatgatataatatatGCATCTGTTCCCATGTCACCTGTATTTGGTGGAAGAGATTGATTTTTCGATCCAAGACATGTTAAACTTGAATCTggtactatttttaaaatgtgagAAGTAGGGACTATATGGTCAACATAATCTTTTGTAGCAACATCATCTGGATGTATAGGAGCTGGTACATTTTCTATTGTATTACCGTTCATATCAAGTTTATCAGTCATATTATTTAGTCCATCTTTTCTAAGAAATGTGTTATTAGCTTGAGACATTGTTAATCCGTTTACTATTGATTGTGTATTTGAGTTTAAAGTTCTTCCGAATATATCGACAGGCATTTTAtatatgaaagatttttttaaatctttcatgaATCTGaaggattttttatatttttgtattcaataagttttcaaaaatatcttgaaaatcGTATCtttcatctaatttttttaaaaagtaaagacACAAGTGGCCTCAATAAGAAGTATTTCCAAATTGAACTCTTtcactattataataaacaggatAGCGTAAGTATTCAACAAGTTCAGAAGGTGGAGGTTGGCTATAAGAGTCAAAAGTGTACTTTACTTTATCGtctttataccaacaaatccaatgaaatccattaATACTTGAATCTCctgtatttaatattccacattctttttttattgttctctTTAGTAATTGATCTCTaacaaatacacctctaaaattttttatttttagtttttttgcgGCTTCTGTCAATTGAAAATTAGTTAGAGGCTCATTTGGTAAGACTAACCCTTTAACATTAATAAACTTgtccattttatatataataaacttattattatatatattaatgattaaTTGTTAGATTCTTTAGTTTCTTAGAATTAATTGCAATATTCATAATTACGTTAGTATTATCAGTCTCTTTAGTCTCTTCAATCTCTTCATCTGACTCTTCATCTGACTCTTCATCTGACTCTTCATCTGACTTTTCATCTGACTCTTTATCTGactcttttatttcttcttcatATTCTTTAcgaactattttatatttactaatacgtccagttttatatattataatatcatcATAATATGAAATTAAGTCACATTTATCAATGTTTCTGATGAAATGGATTTCTAAGTTTACGTTATCATTATTACAGTAAGCGTCTTTTACTATATCTTTTATatctttgtttattaaatttttatcagctCTATTagcaaatataattattttatttttactaagtaaaagagtttttaattttaattctctattttccattttatatataaaagaaaattatttttattatttttatagaaataatttattgtaaatttatatgtacacttttttaatattatacagGTCTAAAAATGGATCATATTTATCAGTATTTTGTATGAAATAGATTGAAATATCAACATTATTAATACATTCTTCATCGtagtatttgaaatattattttacagcttttgttactttttgattaacttctttaatattatttgtatatatctttataaattttaatttatgatcgtctaataataaagtttttaatgttttttttcattttttatttattctcattttaaataaataaaaaatatttatgtcattttttgtATCTTGGGGTGTTTCTTTAATGCCAATCGTCTTATTGTCTATTGCCTTAATGCCTATTGCCTTAATTTATAATGCCCGTATTCTAAAGTGTGTATTCTGTCTTTTAAAATGACTCTTTTATCATCGTCTGCActtaatgcaattttatttatttcttcagtATATACTTCATGTGAATTGGATCTTATTACATTCATTTTCCTAACTTGAtctactttatttaataaacaatgtttataatcttcatgtgttatatactttttaacaatatttttctttactccttaacattttttacatCGACTCTGTTCTCAATGTTCTCCATTGTTTTTCCAAATACTGAATTATTCGTCAAtttgaaaaagtctttttcaaaatcattcaTTGCTTTAGTTCTTAGATTAGTATTAAGGTCAATGTATTGACTTAACCAAGCTTTCTTCAAACATGAATTTTTGTGATCTTTAGACCTAATCTTTCATacaattttagattttcataatgtataacataatttttcttatgatttaaatttggAATTAGTTTTTCGACTTTACTTACTTTTACTCTTTCAGGAGCAATTGGGTAATCATTATGTTCATCGTGAAGACTTACTGGATAATCTAAATCTACTTCTAGTATGCATGGAACTGATTTCCagttttctatttcattttcgTCTATCCAATTAAAACCATGTGTTGGAAGTGGTTTACTCATTGCCCATCCATATAGATTATTAGCATCTAGATATTGGATGAATGTTGATTCTTTGCTTTTGTCATATGCGTCATCCATGTACTTATTATTAGAAGCTCCTAATCTATTTGATATCATGCTGATTCCACCTTTTATACCTTTCTTTATCATAAGTatcatatcataatcacttaGCAATTCTAACtttacttttgttaattttaaagctgcatcccaagctaatcctggtgaTGTGAAGTACCACGCAGgatctaatttataatttttcatacaaacatctctaaaatttttaaagacgtCAGCTAATAAAAGCACATTTGAAACATTGTATAAGTCATGATAATCTCTAAAAGATTTACATTTAAACTCATTCCACACATTTTTAGCATGTGAGTAATCATCTTCGCTAATGCCTTCATCATTCAATTTAGAAAAGGACAACTCTTTTGGAGGTATTTGGGTTTCATTAAACTTATCAACAGAATCTACCCAATCATAAGGGTAAATACTTTTTCTTAGTAGTAAATCTAATTGTTTCCCAGAatacaatttttcaatatttttacactgttcttttaataagttttttgataaaGCACCTAAACTAGAAGGCATAAATCTATAACTATCTAAGAAACGAAGTTCACGCTTAATTTCAGTATTCTCCCCCTCTTTATTAGTAAACTCTCCAACATTAATTTCTCTAGaaaagctaatatatttttctttgttgtttgGGATACAGCTCAATTTCCCTTCAGATAACTTCTTCATAAACAAGTGAGAATCATAGccagataaattgtgaaatagaACTGGAAagaattttggaattttatattttaaattacaactaTTATGAGCAGCACCTCCATATTTTCCATTAATATGGCTGTGGTCACGCACTTGATCTTCTCCTAAATATTCTCCACAAATGTGACATTCAGTTGCTTCatcaaaatcatatttatttttattcgtaaatataatcttttttggaAACTTAATCATATTACAAATTTTcttaatatcttattttaaactatcaacaaaaatttgtgcAACATCATCTGTTTCACTACTTGCAGTAAATGTGACTGGACTGCTTTGATAAAAACTTTCATCAAAACATTTAATGTAGTAGCAGAACGAa
The nucleotide sequence above comes from Hydra vulgaris chromosome 09, alternate assembly HydraT2T_AEP. Encoded proteins:
- the LOC136085340 gene encoding uncharacterized protein LOC136085340, with protein sequence MIKFPKKIIFTNKNKYDFDEATECHICGEYLGEDQVRDHSHINGKYGGAAHNSCNLKYKIPKFFPVLFHNLSGYDSHLFMKKLSEGKLSCIPNNKEKYISFSREINVGEFTNKEGENTEIKRELRFLDSYRFMPSSLGALSKNLLKEQCKNIEKLYSGKQLDLLLRKSIYPYDWVDSVDKFNETQIPPKELSFSKLNDEGISEDDYSHAKNVWNEFKCKSFRDYHDLYNVSNVLLLADVFKNFRDVCMKNYKLDPAWYFTSPGLAWDAALKLTKVKLELLSDYDMILMIKKGIKGGISMISNRLGASNNKYMDDAYDKSKESTFIQYLDANNLYGWAMSKPLPTHGFNWIDENEIENWKSVPCILEVDLDYPVSLHDEHNDYPIAPERVKVSKVEKLIPNLNHKKNYVIHYENLKLYERLGLKITKIHV